AATGGGAAATACCTAAAATCGTAATGACACCAGGTCAAGAGTTTGAATTGAGAAATGTCTTCAACAAGGAGGTCATTGCTGTTGTCTTCATGCCTTTGAATTTTGATGCACTTCTATACGACACCTGCGCTCAGCTGTTTAATAACACGCGGCAAACTAGAATTGTGGTGGCTGCAGAGGATTCAAAAGCCTCTCAAACTCAATTCGAGAAGCAGCTACTTCAAGCAGCTGAGAGTTATAAAATGACCCGAGTTATACTAGCATATCTTAATTCTAAGGGAGGAGAGTTGTCCTCATATATAAAATTGCAACCCTATCCCAACTATCAGTGGAGCAATCCAACAAACAATGATTACTTCTATCCCGAGTATTGGCGAAATTTGCACCGGAAAAAGGTTATTGTCTTTGCTGAGCAATCCATACCAGGAGTTTTTCTTTTCAAGGATTCCAAGGGAAATATCCAGTACAGCGGCCATTTGGGTAAACTAATTGAACTGTTTGTCCAATACTACAATGGAACAATGCAGCCATATCAAACACCCAAGGTTGATAAGTCCACATTTTATACCAACATCAAAGAGTTGATGGAAGAAGAACTTATCGATATCCCCATGACTACCGATAGCGGTGTTTATGACAAATGGCACCGCAAATCCGCCTGCATAGAGGTAACACAGATCAAACTAATGGTACCTTGTCCCAGTCCGCTTACTACACCTGAACTCTTTCCTCTGCTGTTGGATGTGAAATTCATTGGAAGCCTTATTATTGGCACTGTTGTCTTTTCGTTTATCCATTCATTGTTCGATTGGATCTTTGGAGAAATGGTGGAACCTTGGAGCTTTTTATTAGATGACAAGGGTTTGCCAAGTCTATTGGGGCAATCCTTTGCGGCCAGGGTATCTCCTAGATTATCTCTAAAGATTTTATACCTCATTATGTTCTTCGCAGGCCTGTATACTTATATGCATTTTGGAGCAAAAATGAAGACACTCTTCACCACACCCCCCTATCACAGACACATAGAAAACTTTCAAGAGCTGAACAGATCACCGGTGACAATACTGGTGCCGGATACTGTCTTTGGCGAACCACCTCATCCCATAGACAAGTTGATTCGAACGAAGGATAATGCCTTTTTTCAGGAAATGCGTCAAAGCTTGAACACTTCGTATGGTTATATAACTTCCCTAAACTCATGGGAGTTGCTGAAGCAAATACAACGGGGCATCTCGcataaaaagttttgtttataCAACAACCTAACAGTGAAATCACCCATGCTAATGGCCTTTCGTCTACAGAGAAATTCGGTATATAAAGAACCCTTGGATGCGCTTATTCATCGCGTACATGACGTGGGTCTAGTGCAAGCCTGGTATTCACAGACTTTTGCGGATATGTTGAAACAGAAGgaaatcaaatttaaatattccaCTGAAGTGCCAGGAGCATCCGCTCTAAATGTTGGCGATTTAAGGTGGTTGTGGATAATATTGACCATATGTTTGCTGTTTGACACTGTGGtattttttgtggaaattttaatTGGCCATTACGTTGGACCTTGGGGTTAAAATGCTGCGAATAGCTGCAAAGCTTTTTAAAATTGGAACATTGGAAACCTTTAATAAAACTCTTTGTAATAAATTTATGACatttcatatataaaaatcgatttgtgtttgtttatgtgtttggtatagactcaaaaacggctgaacacaTTGTGTTAAAGTTGAtgcatttcattaattttaataccctacaccattactgtggcacttactttactttacttaatTTAAAAGACTATGACAGAAGGTTTCTTCCATTACTCAGAATAGCCTTCCAAgaccctcgatcttctgcgcttcttctataatctatgacaccaagtttcgagttgTCTCCCATCCCTTGATctctccatcgggcttttggtcttcccggtttgcgcgtACCTCcgcgtttgccttcaaaagccctctttgctggagcttcttcatccattctgacaacatgacccagccaGCATGAAACAGCATATTCGGCATGAGATAGCAAAGGCCGCGAGATAACGGCGCAACTGAGCCGACTAATGGCAAACATAGGCGGGCCTCTCTCTagcaggcgcagactcttaatggagacatgcaatagcatcctcctctatgcgagtgaaatatggggccagacacGGCAGAGAACATGCCGAacgaaatccctgctctcggtacagaCATGGCAACAAAGGTGCACAAATCAGAATCGAGCCAGGTAGACGCGACGACTAATACGGTGTCACACAGCATAGAATAGGCAAAGGCTCCCCAAGCAGGTGCATTTATAAGGAGCTAGAAGTTGCAGACGATGTGGAACACACATTCTTCCATTGCGAGCGCTGGGGCGAAAGACACAGGGAATTGGAAACAGCGATTGGTGACGTTTCCCCCGAGACAATAGTTCAGAGAATGCTGGAAGACAAGAGGAAGTGGGAGGCGGTAATGAGATATGCCGAAgaagtactgcgcaggaagaagACAGACATGGACGCAGCGGCGAAGAGTATGAATGCGTAagtctggacgcagacacaatgaCAATGATATGGGTAATCACCAGATGTGGagtccacctcgaagtaatgtgTAAAGGGTTTGGAGTTGCAATTAATCCTCAGGGGTGACACAGTGTGGGTTTTTTGCCGGTACCGTCGATAACGGAGTCCGCcataaggcgagagacgtactcgtcaAATATACCGAATACCTttacccatattgcgatggtcagtaaaaaaatgctgtttgtgggttattttagaaccctttttccaaagaaaattggtcccgaaagtgggtgtcAATTCTTTAtctgccccccccccccaatacctttcatttaagccccacattgacatggtctgtaaatatgcccgatttaggggtgttttggggagtggggtggtcccccaaacactaagccctgaaaatatatcagcaattgccattggcctcaaaattggatatcaaattcgttttctaatctcaaataccattcatttaaaccccttattgcaaaagccaacaaatatgtccggtttagggtatgggccctagaaactatgaatatcgagttccactgtcttgaagaccctaattgttttggtgagccaatacgtcctgtttgagggttgttatggtggcgggacatcccctagacagttggtcccgaatgctgatgtcagattcatggtctactcccaaatacctttcatttgagctccatttgtccatagtcggccaacatgaacggtttggggggtgttttgggggaatggggtggccactcagtgacttggctttgaaaatatgtatcagattcgtgttttactctaaaaaaaactcttatttgggcctcatatagcaatggtcagcaaatactttctatttgggtggtgttatgagggtggggtggccccatagacacttttcccgaatattgatatcagattcgtgtttagcttccaaagacctttcgtttgagccccatattgccatggtcataaatttgttctcgttgggggatgttctcggggatgggcggccccccaaccaGATTCgcattttacactcaaataccttttatttaagccccatattggcatggtcagtaaataagtcctgtatgAGCGTcgttttagggaagggatggatccccagaaaattggtcccctagttggatatcagattcttattttactcgcaaatacctttcatttgagtcccttattgccatggtgggtaaatatgtccgatttaggggtgttttgggggttggggtggtcccccaaacacttggtcgggcaattggatatcagatacgttttctaatctaaaatacctttcatttgagtcccatattgtcgttattggtgtatatataaatttttgtttttggttactATATgacagcacacaaaatttcgcttaaattgcaccaccattctccgagatctggcattagggtaagggggagggtccgctccccctttagatatcaaaaaatatagtaccctattttcaccacgatatcattatgcaccatctgtgaaaatttcaaggaacacacaaacaaacacaaattgttttttatatataaagaaaactagctggacatggcccgctccgctgcgccttctttcactctcttattttttttgagccctatactgacatggtttgctggaaatcggttcagatttagatatagctcacatatatatgttagtccgattttgagatatTTTCCAAGAAAGTGCTCAGTTTTGATGGATTCTTGCgagatgtgagaagtttgcccctgttccttagtggaatgttcatgggcaaaattgccttttttgcattttttttccaaccctaagaaggagaagagctagacccgttgatgagtataccgatcggcctaGAATCacctcctgattcgatttagctatgtccgtctgtctgttcatgtactcttgtgatcaaggtaccggtcgcatttgttgtccgaatgTCATGATATTTTGTACAAGTCTTTTAATTTGTCCAAGAACGAATGCtatggattttgaagaaaatcggatcagatttagatatagctcccatatatatttttcatccgatatggacttttaaggctttagtggccacaattttggtccgatttttacaaaatctggCACCAGATCCTTAATTGGACGtttcaatatgtgtgcaaaattttaccaaaatcggttcagatttaggtatagctcccatatatatctttcttccgATATGGCCCTTGAAGGCTTTagtggccacaattttagtccgatctttacaaaatctgGCACTAGATGTTTTATTGGACGTTTcaatgtgtgtgcaaaattttaccaaaatcgtttcagatttagttatagctcccatatatatctttcatccgatatggacttttaaggctatagaagccacaattttggtcctatgtttacaaaattttgcatgagatgttttattggGCGtttcaatatgtgtgcaaaattttaccaaaatcggttcagattttgatatatctcccatatatatctttcatccgatatcgcCCTATAATGCCTTAGTGCCCATAAATTTTGTCCTATCTTTACAAAATCtggcacgagatgttttattgGACGtttcaatatgtgtgcaaaattttaccaaaatcggttaagatctagttatagctcccatatatatctttcatccggtatggacttttaagtctatagaagccacaattttggtcggatctttaTACAATTAGgcgtgaagtttttttttacctcCTACACGCTAAATGCTAAATTTTAAAGTCGGtccagatcccatatatatctatcatccgatatagccctagaaggctgtagtagccaccaTTTAGGTCCTatagtaagaaaatcttacGAGGTTCTATTCAATGATTCAACATAGGTTCCGTGTTTTCGAAGTAGTACGTAGaacgtttgcccctgttccttaggggaatgttcatgggcaaaatttgcatttacatagactcggtggtgtagggtattatatagtcggctccgcccgccttttttgcctttccttactagtttttatttggttttgatATATGTTCCTTTAACTTGGGCAAATGTCAGTTCTCATTATCAATCAACACATCAATCAAATTTCGAATTAAATTGAATTACAAATCACTTTTTCAAATGCTCAGTAGAATATTTTTTATAGCTTTCATGGAAATTAGTTACAATGAAAGATTTGCTTAAATTGGTTATTGGTTTATTTGTTACGGCCTTTTTCACTTTATTATTGGTCCTAGATGTTGTTTTATGTGAAAATTCCGAATGGAAATATCCAACAAACTTGGCAGACTTATTACTAGACATTTACAACGAAAGACCCTTTGTGTCTATGCTGCTGATAAAACCGACTACCATAGCGGAGGTTCCATGGGATCTGAAAACCATATTTCAATGGGAGATACCAAAAATCATAATGAAACCGGGTCAAGAGTTTGAATtgagaaaactcttcaacaaggAAGTCATTGCTGTTGTTTTCATgccttcaaattttgatgcAGTTCTATTCGACACTTGTGCTCAACTCTTCAATGATACACGTCAAACTAGAATTGTGGTGGCTACAGAGgatttaaaaacttctcaaaCACTATTTGAGGAGGAGCTACTTCAGGCATCCGAGATTTATAAAATGACCCGTATTATGCTATCATATCTTAACTCTAAGGGAGGAGAGTTGTCCTCATATCTAAGATTGCAGCCCTATCCCAATTACCAGTGGAGAAATCCAACAAACAATGGTTACTTCTATCCCGAGTATTGGCGAAATTTGCACCGCAAAAAGGTTGTTGTCTTTGCTGAGCAATCAATTCCTCGCGTTTTTCTTTTCAAAGATCCAGTGGGCAATATCCAATACAGCGGTTATTTAGCTAAGCTTGTTGCATTGTTTGTCCAACGCTACAATGGAACAATGCAGCCATATCAACCGCCTATACTGGATAAGTACAGTTTTTATAGTGACATCAAAGAGTTGATGGAACAACAGCTTATCGACATACCCATGACTCTCGAAAGCGGCATCGATGATGGTGTAGATGAGAAATTGCACCGCAAATCCGATTGCATAGAGGTAACACAGATCAAACTAATGGTACCTTGTCCCAGTCCTCGTAGCATACCTGAACTCTATCACCTGTTGCTGGACTTGGATTTCATTGGCAGCCTGACCATAGGTACCATCATCTTTTCCTCGACACATTCCCTCTTTGATTGGATCTTTGGGGAAATGGTGCAACCTTGGAGCTTTTTATTGAATGACAAAGGCCTGCCTAGTTTATTGGGACAAGCTTATGCGGCTAGAGTGTCTCCCAGAGCGTCTTTAAAGATTTTATACCTCATCATGTTTTTCACAGGTCTGTATACCAACATGCGTTTTGGGGCAAAAATGAAGACACTCTTCACCACACCACCCTATCACAGGCACATAGAAAACTTTGAGGAGCTGAATAGATCACCGGTGACAATACTGGTGCCGGAAAATGCCTACGAAGAACCACCATATCCCATAGAGAAACTAATGATAACTAAAGACAGTAACTTATTTCAGGAGATGCGTCAAAGTTTGAATACCTCCTATGGGTACTTCACTTCCCTGAGCACATGGCAGACGTTTAAGCAAATGCAGCGGGCCATCTACGATAAGATTTTTTGCATCTACGACAATCTGACCATTACATCCCCCAGAATAATGGCCTTCCGTCTACAGAGGAATTCGTTATTCAAAGAACCCTTGGATGTGCTTATTCATCGGGTGCATGATGCTGGTCTAATGCAAGCCTGGTATTCGCAGACCTTTGCGGATTTGTTGAAACAAAAGGAAATTCAATTCATATACAACACTGACCTCCCAGGGGCTTTCGCTCTAAATGTTGGCGATTTATGTTGGCTATGGATTACATTGGCTGTGAGTTTGCTGATTgactttttggtattttttgtggaaattttaatTCATCGATATGTGTAGCCCAAAAGGACAAAAAGTTATCAGAACTGTAAGATTGgaaaatcaaaaactttttttgaaatatatgtgaaaatttgctaatttgaataaatttgggAAAACTGCCAACAAATAATAAGGAAAAACGCTCGAAGTTCTGCCGGgtcgattcttatatacccttcaccgtgggaaaaatttttaaagttcatATGCCCGATATCTctgtataggcaaacaaaagataatggatgaGAATTGTCATGcaattggagccatatcaggtaatggacccattcgaaccatacttggtttggaagtTGACGAACATACAGAAGTCCCCCAATCCATCCATTCTCTTTTGACCTATCTTTGGAAAATGTAtgccacagggggacatttcattgccactcctatgggtgaccaccataaatgacctattacagatgctgactgaggagggatttgaacctagacCCCGAtccatacttggtttgaatgTTGACGAACATAAAGAAAGTCCCCCAATTCATCCAGCAAGTAGCTTCTCTTTTGACCTATCTTTGGAAAATTtatgccacagggggcatttcattgccacttctatgggtgaccaccataaatgacctattacggatgctgactgaggcgGGATTTGAATCTAGACcccgaaccatacttggtttggatgttgacgAACATACAGAAGTCCCCCAATCCATCCACACAAGCAGCTTCTCTTTTGACCTATCTTTGGAAAATTtatgccacaggggggcatttcattgccacttctatgggtgaccaccataaatgacctattacggatgctgactgaggagggatttgaacctagaccccgaaccatacttggtttgcaTGTTGACGAACATACAGAAAGTTCCCCAATCCATCCACACAAGTAGCTTCTCTTTTGACCTATCTTTAGAAAATGtatgccacaggggggcatttcattgccacttctatgggttaccaccataaatgacctattacggatgctgactgaggagggatttgaacctagacCCTAGACTTAGGGTCTCAATGATAACCCAGAGAATAataaaatctgcctgttcacgagttAGAAAAAAATGGGTCAATTTctcgcaccacgtttcctcaacggaacgatttcgatatcggacaaggtcaaatacttaggagtgattttgGACACGACACTAAATTGGAAGTATAACGAGTGTaccaagaaggctcacagatcttGGACATTATATAGACGGGCCGAGAGCTAGAAAGGGGTCTGCCTCCGAGGACAGTGCCCTGGCTCAATAGGAGCGGAATTAGGTCAATTCTTACTTACTCCCCATACGtatacactggcggtatgcattgacatcgagggggcttttaacaatgtgcggagtgacacattgatccaattcttagaccagtaccgggtggacccggtccttagagattggataaaccatatgctaaggtacaggtggataaattgtgtgtcctatggcataaatataagggagaaagtggcacagggtacgccacatgggggcattttatagccactcctatgggtgaccaccataaatgacctattacggatgctgactgaggtgggatttgaatccgtctgctacgcagacgatgttataatacttctaaggagtaaagatccgaacgagctaagcagaagggccgaaaggatcttgcatatggcatatgactgggctagacccagaggtctcaatgttaacccaaagaagactaagatatacctgttcacgaggaagacagaggtgggccaatttaactcaccacgttttctcaataagacgatttcgatatctgacaaggtcaagtaCTTAGGTGTGaccttggacagaaaactgaattggaagtttcacattcaggagcatactgagaaggctcatagatgtttcgggccgtagactcgaaatggggcctgaatcctaggatattCCACTCGCTCTACAGgaccgtgattagaccaatacttactaacgaatcaatagtttggtggactgctatggagaaaaagtgcaacatatggaccatacaacaggttcagagaacatgttgtcttgccataggcggagcgttgaggaccacacccattagggcactggagactattctagatatccgacccattgacatacagataaagtgtgaggcagccactgcggctatgagactttaggcgatgggagaatggattgagtatgggagcagctcattccattgcagtataatcgaggcgacgataggaaacctggaaggaagggaaaggtttccgatcggataccagagatgaaccttgaagtcaagtgcgaggcactgctgccatcggcacagtcttggattgacgaaaccctagaatggccatctggaagatcatgttacacggatggatcaaagcttgagaacagagtgggtctgggggttacattgagaacccagggactgagatctgttttagactgcctgaccgtaatacggtcctgcaggcggaaatccgggcgatcacggtctTTACCGACaggaaaattgccataagggcaataacaaccaggaaggtaaggtcacgaacagtcttgcagtgtaagaaggagattaacgcctactctgaagatggcaaaatccgcatcgtttggataccgggccataacggagtaagggggaaatgaaagggtggacgatttggcggtgaaggccagaggactgactttcgggtcgaagcagtccgagttaagggagtgggcgacgaatgcgcatgaacagcgaaacggtcaatagtacggcgaaaattctatggggggatccatatcgtgaggagacgaggctattactgacaggaagcaagaaggatgtcagtatagctattggtatcataaagggacacataggactaccagctcacttatgtaaaatcggtgcggcaagtgatacacatgtgtagggcatgcggggaagatgatgagacgttggaacatttcctttgccattgcccggcgttcaacagataccggtacttaagtggagacacaatatcagacatgagccaacttaggggagtggtattgaaaacaattaaggattttgtaagtagcagggaatctctaacttaaaaattttttttagagtttactttctagtttttagagcgcacaacaagccgattactggcttaggtgtatgtccatagtggcatggggcggattaatatctgcacccttttttctaacctaacctaacctaatatcaatgtaggtcgttgtggattgcaaatgggcaatatcgcttcagatttagatatagctcccatatataccgatctcccgatttgacttcttgagcccctggaagccgcaatttttatcctatttggctgaatttttgcatgtagtgttttttttattacttccaatagctgtgctaaatGCGGTCCAAagtggtcaagaacctgatatagctcccatataaaccgatctccggatttgacttcttgagcccttacaagccgcaattcttgttcgatttagctgaaattggacatgtagtgttttgttgtgactttcaacaactgtgtcaagtacggtgcaaatcggtctataacctgatatagctcccatgaagtcaaatcgggagatcggtttaatctcccgatttgacttcttgagcccctttgaagccgcaatttttatcctattcgactgaaattttgcacgttgtgttctgttatcgcttccaacatttgtgccaagtttggtccaattcggtttataacctgatatagctcccatataaaccgatctcccgatttgacttcttgagctgttaCAAGCCgttattttcatctgatttggctgaaattttgcatgtagtgttttgttatagcttccaacaactacgtcacgtacggtttaaatcggtctataacctgatatagctcccatataaaccgatctcccgatttgacttctggagcccctggaagtcgcaatttttatcgtatttagctgaaattttgcatgaagtgttttgttatgacttccaacaactgtgctaagtgcggtccaaatcgctcaaggacctgatatagctcccatataaatcgatctcccgatttgacttcttgagcctctggaagccgcaattttcatcctattcggctgaaattttgcacatagtgttctgttatcactctcaacaactgtgtcaagtacggtccaaatcggtctataacctgatatagctcccatataaaccgatctcccgatttgacttcttgagcccctggaagcagcaatttttatccgatttggctgaaattttggcgtGTGGTGTTTTGTCACGACTTTCAAAAAtagtgccaaatacggtccaaatcggtctataacctgatttagcttccaAAGAAACCGGTCTCCGGATCATCCTTattcagttcctagaagctttaatttttgctggtttgacagaagtttggtatgtaaagggtgatttttttgaggttaggattttcatgcattagtatttgacagatcacgtgggatttcagacatggtgtcaaagagaaagatgctcagtatgctttgacatttcatcatgaatagacttactaacgagcaacgcttgcaaatcattgaattttattaccaaaatcagtgttcggttcgaaatgtgttcattcaccgtaacgttgcgtccaacagcatctttgaaaaaatacggtccaatgattccaccagcgtacaaaccacaccaaacagtgcatttttcgggatgcatgggcagttcttgaacggcttctggttgcttttcactccaaatgcggcaattttgcttatttacgtagccattcaaccagaaatgagcctcatcgctgaacggtgaatgaacacatttcgaaccgaacactgattttggtaataaaattcaatgatttgcaagcgttgctcgttagtaagtctattcatgatgaaatgtcaaagcatactgagcatctttctctttgacaccatgtctgaaatcccacgtgatctgtcaaatactaatgcatgaaaatcctaacctcaaaaa
This Stomoxys calcitrans chromosome 2, idStoCalc2.1, whole genome shotgun sequence DNA region includes the following protein-coding sequences:
- the LOC106081002 gene encoding uncharacterized protein LOC106081002 isoform X1; this translates as MYHERSFVSMLLMKPTNMATVLWDLKSIFKWEIPKIVMTPGQEFELRNVFNKEVIAVVFMPLNFDALLYDTCAQLFNNTRQTRIVVAAEDSKASQTQFEKQLLQAAESYKMTRVILAYLNSKGGELSSYIKLQPYPNYQWSNPTNNDYFYPEYWRNLHRKKVIVFAEQSIPGVFLFKDSKGNIQYSGHLGKLIELFVQYYNGTMQPYQTPKVDKSTFYTNIKELMEEELIDIPMTTDSGVYDKWHRKSACIEVTQIKLMVPCPSPLTTPELFPLLLDVKFIGSLIIGTVVFSFIHSLFDWIFGEMVEPWSFLLDDKGLPSLLGQSFAARVSPRLSLKILYLIMFFAGLYTYMHFGAKMKTLFTTPPYHRHIENFQELNRSPVTILVPDTVFGEPPHPIDKLIRTKDNAFFQEMRQSLNTSYGYITSLNSWELLKQIQRGISHKKFCLYNNLTVKSPMLMAFRLQRNSVYKEPLDALIHRVHDVGLVQAWYSQTFADMLKQKEIKFKYSTEVPGASALNVGDLRWLWIILTICLLFDTVVFFVEILIGHYVGPWG
- the LOC106081002 gene encoding uncharacterized protein LOC106081002 isoform X2 → MKDLLKLVIGLFITAFLTSWFATDVVLCKNTKWEYPTNLADLLLDMYHERSFVSMLLMKPTNMATVLWDLKSIFKWEIPKIVMTPGQEFELRNVFNKEVIAVVFMPLNFDALLYDTCAQLFNNTRQTRIVVAAEDSKASQTQFEKQLLQAAESYKMTRVILAYLNSKGGELSSYIKLQPYPNYQWSNPTNNDYFYPEYWRNLHRKKVIVFAEQSIPGVFLFKDSKGNIQYSGHLGKLIELFVQYYNGTMQPYQTPKVDKSTFYTNIKELMEEELIDIPMTTDSGVYDKWHRKSACIEVTQIKLMVPCPSPLTTPELFPLLLDVKFIGSLIIGTVVFSFIHSLFDWIFGEMVEPWSFLLDDKGLPSLLGQSFAARACILICILEQK
- the LOC106081000 gene encoding uncharacterized protein LOC106081000, with the protein product MKDLLKLVIGLFVTAFFTLLLVLDVVLCENSEWKYPTNLADLLLDIYNERPFVSMLLIKPTTIAEVPWDLKTIFQWEIPKIIMKPGQEFELRKLFNKEVIAVVFMPSNFDAVLFDTCAQLFNDTRQTRIVVATEDLKTSQTLFEEELLQASEIYKMTRIMLSYLNSKGGELSSYLRLQPYPNYQWRNPTNNGYFYPEYWRNLHRKKVVVFAEQSIPRVFLFKDPVGNIQYSGYLAKLVALFVQRYNGTMQPYQPPILDKYSFYSDIKELMEQQLIDIPMTLESGIDDGVDEKLHRKSDCIEVTQIKLMVPCPSPRSIPELYHLLLDLDFIGSLTIGTIIFSSTHSLFDWIFGEMVQPWSFLLNDKGLPSLLGQAYAARVSPRASLKILYLIMFFTGLYTNMRFGAKMKTLFTTPPYHRHIENFEELNRSPVTILVPENAYEEPPYPIEKLMITKDSNLFQEMRQSLNTSYGYFTSLSTWQTFKQMQRAIYDKIFCIYDNLTITSPRIMAFRLQRNSLFKEPLDVLIHRVHDAGLMQAWYSQTFADLLKQKEIQFIYNTDLPGAFALNVGDLCWLWITLAVSLLIDFLVFFVEILIHRYV